In one window of Deinococcus yavapaiensis KR-236 DNA:
- a CDS encoding MarR family winged helix-turn-helix transcriptional regulator — protein sequence MLPAPVSAQDSTTLATRLLESHFRAREAFTRALDPILSDRFELDMRDYMILRWIDQQDLTPSGLAQILHVPGYATSRLLDPFIKRDLVRRVVDQADARRFRLHLTPKGRAIVEAVNQEVTTRLGHLLTDLGPERAELLLESLDLLSRIESPSASPRDGRASPMSTGGGERGPSGPT from the coding sequence ATGCTGCCCGCGCCTGTTTCCGCTCAAGATTCCACGACGCTCGCCACCCGGCTGCTGGAAAGTCACTTCCGCGCCCGCGAAGCCTTCACGCGCGCCCTCGACCCGATCCTCAGCGACCGCTTCGAGCTCGACATGCGCGACTACATGATCTTGCGCTGGATCGATCAGCAAGACCTCACCCCGAGCGGACTCGCGCAGATCCTGCACGTTCCCGGGTACGCCACGAGCCGCCTGCTCGACCCGTTCATCAAGCGCGACCTCGTTCGGCGCGTCGTGGATCAAGCGGACGCCCGCCGCTTCCGCCTGCACCTCACGCCAAAAGGACGCGCGATCGTCGAGGCCGTGAATCAGGAAGTCACGACCCGTCTGGGCCATCTCCTGACCGACCTCGGGCCGGAGCGCGCGGAATTGTTGCTCGAAAGCCTCGATCTCCTCAGCCGAATCGAGTCTCCGTCCGCCTCGCCGCGCGACGGACGCGCGTCACCGATGAGCACCGGAGGTGGTGAACGTGGACCGTCGGGGCCAACGTGA
- a CDS encoding aldo/keto reductase, translated as MEYTKLGRTGLDVSRICLGCMGFGDSQRWVHKWVLDEDASRPVIRKALELGINFFDTANVYSLGRSEEIVGRALKDFANRDEVVIATKVHGTMREGPNGGGLSRKGILSEIDRSLERLGTDYVDLYQIHRWDSTTPIEETMEALHDVVKAGKARYIGASAMWTWQFQRALHVAERQGWTRFVSMQNHLNLIYREEEREMLPLCREEGVGVIPYSPLAGGRLTRDVGVEGTLRAETDQVARMKYDATVDQDRVIVERVAELAKRYGVSRACLALAWLLQKSPVTAPIVGATKISHLEEAALALDVKLTAEDVAYLEEPYVPHVIVGHR; from the coding sequence ATGGAATATACGAAGCTCGGCCGCACCGGATTGGACGTTTCTCGCATCTGCCTCGGATGCATGGGCTTCGGGGACTCGCAGCGTTGGGTTCACAAGTGGGTGCTCGACGAGGACGCCAGCCGACCCGTCATCCGCAAAGCCCTGGAACTTGGCATCAACTTCTTCGACACGGCCAACGTCTACTCCCTGGGACGCAGCGAGGAGATCGTCGGACGCGCCCTGAAAGACTTCGCGAATCGCGACGAAGTCGTCATTGCCACCAAAGTCCACGGCACGATGCGCGAAGGCCCGAACGGCGGCGGTCTGTCGCGCAAGGGGATCTTGAGCGAAATCGACCGGAGCCTCGAACGGCTCGGGACGGATTACGTCGACCTCTACCAAATTCACCGCTGGGATTCCACGACGCCCATCGAGGAGACGATGGAGGCGCTGCACGACGTCGTGAAGGCGGGCAAGGCGAGGTACATCGGCGCGTCGGCGATGTGGACGTGGCAGTTCCAGCGGGCTTTGCACGTCGCCGAGCGGCAAGGCTGGACGCGCTTCGTGTCGATGCAGAACCACCTGAACCTCATCTACCGAGAGGAGGAACGGGAGATGCTGCCGCTGTGCCGCGAAGAGGGCGTCGGCGTGATTCCGTACAGCCCCCTGGCGGGCGGGCGCCTCACGCGGGACGTCGGGGTGGAGGGAACGCTGCGCGCCGAGACGGATCAAGTGGCGCGCATGAAGTACGACGCGACGGTCGATCAGGACCGCGTGATCGTGGAGCGCGTGGCGGAACTCGCGAAAAGGTACGGCGTGTCACGCGCGTGCCTTGCCTTGGCGTGGCTTCTTCAAAAGTCGCCCGTGACGGCGCCGATCGTGGGGGCCACGAAGATTTCGCACCTCGAGGAAGCCGCTTTGGCGCTCGACGTGAAGCTCACGGCGGAGGACGTGGCGTACCTGGAGGAGCCATACGTGCCGCACGTGATCGTCGGCCACCGCTAG
- a CDS encoding MFS transporter: MTKDEILTNAPLDARPRTIAAARAAVRAVFFANGLAMATWVVNIPRVRDQLDLNPATVGTALLGIAVGSLVAMPRTGHLTARYGTRLVTLVAGVLVALTLLLPFVAPSLPLLFAALLVFGAANGVMDVAMNAQGVVVERAGRKPVMSSFHAAFSFGTLAGALLGSFLLGEGVAALPHALLVSAGFLALLGVVGRLLLPKHEDTAERPSEDATANAPVRHGRSMIVLLGVLCFLGMLGEGAIGDWSGLYSTDVLKVSGGLVGAAFTAFTLAMTVARLLGDGWRSRHGDARVVTFGALLSGVGLLLGLLTLNPLLAALGFLVFGIGVANVVPVLYGTAGHAFAGKGIAMVASIGYAGFLAGPPLIGFVSHELSLRVGMIVIAASLLAVGACAPLVYRRLSR; this comes from the coding sequence ATGACCAAAGACGAGATCCTCACCAACGCCCCACTCGATGCGCGTCCCAGGACCATCGCCGCGGCGCGCGCCGCCGTCCGAGCCGTCTTCTTCGCCAACGGCCTCGCCATGGCCACCTGGGTCGTCAACATCCCGCGCGTCCGAGACCAACTCGACCTCAACCCCGCCACCGTCGGCACCGCCTTGCTGGGCATCGCCGTCGGAAGCCTCGTCGCGATGCCTCGCACCGGTCACCTCACCGCTCGTTACGGTACCCGTCTCGTCACTCTCGTCGCGGGCGTCCTCGTCGCGCTCACGCTGCTGCTGCCCTTCGTCGCGCCCAGCTTGCCGTTGCTGTTCGCCGCCCTGCTCGTGTTCGGCGCTGCCAACGGCGTGATGGACGTCGCGATGAACGCGCAGGGCGTCGTCGTGGAGCGCGCGGGCCGCAAACCGGTCATGAGCAGCTTCCACGCTGCCTTCAGCTTCGGCACCCTCGCGGGGGCCCTGCTCGGCAGCTTCCTGCTCGGCGAGGGCGTCGCCGCGCTGCCGCACGCGCTGCTCGTCAGCGCCGGTTTCCTCGCCCTGCTCGGCGTGGTCGGACGACTGCTGCTGCCCAAACACGAAGACACCGCCGAGCGCCCGTCGGAGGACGCCACGGCGAACGCGCCCGTGCGGCACGGCCGGTCGATGATCGTGCTGCTCGGCGTGCTGTGCTTTCTGGGAATGCTTGGCGAAGGCGCCATCGGCGATTGGAGCGGACTGTACTCCACCGACGTCCTGAAGGTGTCCGGAGGGTTGGTCGGGGCGGCCTTCACCGCCTTCACCCTCGCCATGACGGTCGCCCGTCTGCTCGGCGACGGTTGGCGCAGCCGTCACGGTGACGCGCGCGTCGTGACCTTCGGCGCGCTGCTGAGCGGCGTCGGACTGCTGCTGGGCCTGCTGACGCTGAATCCGCTGCTCGCCGCGCTGGGCTTCTTGGTGTTCGGCATCGGCGTTGCGAACGTCGTGCCCGTCTTGTACGGCACGGCCGGTCATGCCTTCGCCGGCAAGGGAATCGCGATGGTGGCGAGCATCGGCTACGCGGGCTTCCTGGCGGGGCCGCCGTTGATCGGCTTCGTGTCGCACGAACTGTCGTTGCGCGTCGGGATGATCGTCATCGCGGCGAGTCTGCTGGCGGTCGGCGCGTGCGCTCCGCTGGTGTACCGGCGACTGTCGCGCTGA
- a CDS encoding LysR family transcriptional regulator — MKPGVDLRQVRMFLAVHQHGSFTRAARSLDVAQSTVSTAIREFERALGQPLFTREGRRVRLSALGEAILSDARRLATAETDLLDVVRAFEAEREKSLMLATNESVSTYLLPEVTRRIGRTLPHLRLQVQLGLCPAIREQVLTGHADVAVLVEPARPEDEREGAVTLGETPLVLCAGPSHPLVGRVVRLGDVCDRVVMMTYTAGTYARLLGGVFRSAGFPEVRMQALGSIEAVKRYLKSESDALALLPGFVLRDDVRTGELVELRLERPLPSVQIKVLWAAGTEASGAQDALSSALRSALRDHRGDETFASLDT; from the coding sequence GTGAAGCCCGGCGTTGACTTGCGGCAAGTGCGAATGTTCCTCGCCGTGCATCAACACGGCAGTTTCACGCGTGCCGCCCGGTCCCTGGACGTCGCGCAAAGTACGGTCTCGACCGCGATCCGAGAATTCGAACGCGCGCTCGGTCAGCCGCTCTTCACCCGTGAGGGCCGCCGAGTGCGTCTCTCGGCGCTCGGCGAAGCGATCCTTTCCGATGCTCGTCGCCTCGCCACTGCCGAGACGGACCTTCTCGACGTCGTGCGAGCGTTCGAAGCGGAGCGGGAGAAAAGCTTGATGCTCGCCACGAACGAATCGGTCAGCACGTACCTGCTTCCCGAGGTCACGAGGCGCATCGGGCGGACGCTGCCGCACTTGAGGCTGCAAGTGCAGCTGGGGTTGTGCCCGGCCATTCGAGAGCAGGTGCTGACGGGTCACGCCGACGTCGCCGTGTTGGTGGAGCCCGCGCGACCCGAGGACGAGCGTGAAGGCGCGGTGACGTTGGGAGAGACGCCGCTCGTGTTGTGCGCTGGGCCATCACATCCGCTGGTCGGTCGCGTGGTTCGGCTCGGTGACGTGTGCGACCGAGTGGTGATGATGACGTATACGGCTGGAACGTACGCGCGACTGCTGGGCGGCGTGTTCCGATCGGCGGGCTTTCCCGAGGTGCGGATGCAGGCGCTGGGCAGCATCGAGGCGGTGAAGCGGTATTTGAAATCCGAATCGGACGCGCTGGCACTGCTGCCGGGGTTCGTGCTGCGAGACGACGTGCGGACCGGCGAGTTGGTCGAGTTGAGGTTGGAACGACCGTTGCCGTCGGTGCAGATCAAAGTGTTGTGGGCGGCGGGAACGGAGGCGTCCGGCGCGCAAGACGCGCTGTCGTCCGCGTTGCGATCGGCGCTGCGAGACCACCGTGGTGACGAAACGTTCGCGTCCCTCGACACTTGA